From the genome of Leishmania major strain Friedlin complete genome, chromosome 35:
CAACGTAAGACGACGCGCTGTCATCAAAGCAAAGGGGCACTAATGATAATAATACAACAGCTGTGCGAGTACGGGTTGTCGGTCTTGCTTTACATGAATTCTGCGGGGTAGGTTGCCGAATGATCTTCCAGCTTTGTGTTTTTTTATTTTTCAATCTCCATGATGAAGCACGCTCCGGTAAAGCACAGCGATGCCATTGCACTCCCCATGACGGATTTCCCTGATACTCCTTTTGGCTTGATGTCCCCTTGTACTCCTTTTCCGTTAGACTTCGTACATTTTTTTCTTAATGCTCGTGTCTCGTAGGTCACTCTTTTCCGTTACCCCTCCCCAGGGAATGGCCTGATCCCACTACTGACTGAGCCGCGTACAAGCCGTGATAGGTGTGCTCTACGGCTGAAGCACACAGTGCGCTGCATAAAAGACGGCACGTTCTCGCACTGTGACAAGCGATGCAGGAGgccgcctgcagcgcatAAGCGGAGGAGCACGGTGTCCTCTCGATCCAACCAGTCGTATGTGGAAGTGGTGCACTCCAAATTACCGAGCAGATGGGAAGTGTCTGCGTCCTCCACGGCTGTCATCGCCGACGCAGGAGCCGTCCCTTTTAGCTGACACAGCTGCGTCACCCtcatccgctgctgctctggcaCCCGCTcggcgcagcgtcggcgcgcaAAGTCCCTCACATGAACAGAGTTGTACGGCTGAAAAACGCCGCAGACATTGTTGTTGTCCACGAGGATGGTGCGGCGCAGGTCACGgccgaggaggtgcaggTCCTTCGCGTAGCCGACGTTTGTCGGTGTGCAGTGgtcgcggtgcagcagtTCAATgacgcgcgcctcgtcgcccaCACGCTGCGACGCtggagcgctgccgctggcactGCTGCCATCGAGGCGAATGTTGATGCTGGGGAAGTCTTTCTGCAACTGCCTTAGCACCGTCTGGGCGTAGAGGGCCTTGCTGGCGGTGAAAATGACAACCTCAAAGTGGTCCAGACAAAACAGCAGAAAGCGTTCCAGGTGCGGGCGGTATTTCACGAAAAGCTTGTAGCGTCCCGAGGTCATTGACGTCCCTGTGCCTTGCGCTTCGTCGGACGGGCACAGCGCGTCAATCTCAGCGTCTGCGTCTGGCATCGGCATCACCgacgtgtgcagcagcgtctcatCCATGTCCAGCACCACCGTGGGCCTGACCTGGCCCTTCGCCTGCGAGGAGAGGTACGGCACAAACTTCCAGTTGAGGAACGGTGACAAGTTGATCTGTGCATCCGTCACGACGCCTTCCTCGCATTCAGGATCGATTAACGGGCAGCACTGCACACCTTCCGGGTCGATGCAGACGGGAAGCTCTTCCTCTGTCGCGTAGAGAGAAAGGGCCATCCGCGGTGAGGCGATGGAACaatcgctgtcgctgctctgCCCGAGAtcgcaccgcagcgcatcgGAGAGACGGCGTGGGGTGTTCGACGCGCACAGCGACATCGGCAATACCTCAGCGACGGCGGTCGTAGACGTCACACCTGGGGAGACGCTTGCACTGTCTGCGACCGCTTTGACCTTCATCGGTGACAatgacggcagcgtcgccacggTTGAAGCGACAGCCTCCTTCgctggtgcgctgctgcagcggtcAGGTCTGGTCAAGGCCGCCTCAGCTgtgtccagcagcgccagcgaagagctgcggcaggcccccgaggaggagcgccgcggcctgcAACCGCGCTTGCCGGAGAGCACCCCGTAGGCAGTGTTATTCAGCAACGAGTGATTGATATCGTCAATGGCTTTGGTGCTGAGAGCCTCCTTGCGGTGATGCGATAAGGTGGCATCATGGGTGGTTGGGCAACAGCgatggcgcgcgcgctgctgcgtgtcaCCGAGCAGGTGTGTGGaggcctcgcgcagcggaTGCAGGTGTGGCGAGGTGCATGCGTTCCCAGTAAGTCCCAGCATCTTAGACCTTAGAAGCTGTGGCCGCAGTGGCACCgtgagggcggcagcggatgtGCATGACTGGGGCTGGCCGGTGACGGCGATGGACGTGCATGCAGGcatggagaagacgagaTATACGTAGAAAAGACCCTGAGAACAACAATGAAGCGGTCGGGGAAGAGAGTTGGTTGCTTTCTCCGTCTTTTCGATGGAGAGGTGGCGCACCACACAAAACTGCGAGGAACACGAGCAGAAAACGCGTTTAAAACTGGGGGCAAAAAGAGGGAAAAATTCCACACAAAGCAGCAAAAAGCGAAGGGCTTGTCGGCCCCTCGGCAAGACAGCCAGCACGTTTGTCCTGTACTCCTTTACTGCCTTTCTGGTTTTACGGTTTGCGTGTCCTCGTTCGCTTCAGAGTCCTCTTTGACCTGTTGTTCAGCCAacgcacgcgcctgcgcaaTCGATGCAAACGTGTGCGAGACGTGCAGTGCAACAGAGCCAAGTGCCttcgagagagagagaaccgCGGGTCTCGAAGAAATTACACCGAAAAGAGAACACGAAAGAAGCAAAGTCTCCCGAAAGAGAAACAAGCGAGCGTGGATAAAggggaaaaaaaagataGGATACAGTCACACACGTCTACGGAGAACCACAAAGAATAAAAGTGCAGAacagaagaagaagaagggagggaggcgcgcCACTATCTTTTGTTTTCAACAGAGTTTTCGCTCTTCAGCGTTCCTCCTGCCTTCACGGCCTCGTCAGCGTATcgttgtgtttttt
Proteins encoded in this window:
- a CDS encoding hypothetical protein (previous protein_id=AAZ14575.1) — its product is MPACTSIAVTGQPQSCTSAAALTVPLRPQLLRSKMLGLTGNACTSPHLHPLREASTHLLGDTQQRARHRCCPTTHDATLSHHRKEALSTKAIDDINHSLLNNTAYGVLSGKRGCRPRRSSSGACRSSSLALLDTAEAALTRPDRCSSAPAKEAVASTVATLPSLSPMKVKAVADSASVSPGVTSTTAVAEVLPMSLCASNTPRRLSDALRCDLGQSSDSDCSIASPRMALSLYATEEELPVCIDPEGVQCCPLIDPECEEGVVTDAQINLSPFLNWKFVPYLSSQAKGQVRPTVVLDMDETLLHTSVMPMPDADAEIDALCPSDEAQGTGTSMTSGRYKLFVKYRPHLERFLLFCLDHFEVVIFTASKALYAQTVLRQLQKDFPSINIRLDGSSASGSAPASQRVGDEARVIELLHRDHCTPTNVGYAKDLHLLGRDLRRTILVDNNNVCGVFQPYNSVHVRDFARRRCAERVPEQQRMRVTQLCQLKGTAPASAMTAVEDADTSHLLGNLECTTSTYDWLDREDTVLLRLCAAGGLLHRLSQCENVPSFMQRTVCFSRRAHLSRLVRGSVSSGIRPFPGEG